CACAGGCCCCTTCTTacacccagagcaggtcacagCCCTCCAGAGGAAGCAAAGATGACAGTTTTTGGAATGTAACAATTTATTGggagttaattttttttgtttttaatttttatctccCCATTTCTGGCATTGATACAATAttcaagagcagcagaaagaacaaaatgtacAAGAATACAAGAGTAATTAGCAcaacccccacccccaaacctgGAGCAAACCATTTTCTTGTGGGAAGCGCCAGGGGAAGGGGTGATCCGATCACCCCTCCAGTGGCTTTGCCTCCCACCCATCCGCTCTAGACAGAGTTTAGCCAGCTGGGAACTggattaaaaacaacaaacaaaaaaccaaaaccaaaaacctgaacaaacactatatttaaaatgaaaactgcaagacaaaaaaaaaaaatatagatataaaatTCATCCGTGCACAAtccttaaatgcatttttttaaaaattaaaaaaaaaaaattacaagatacatatttaggtttattttaaattaaaaaaaaaaaaatttaccaCCTTCACTCTGTATGCCAAGTGAGGGGAAATAAGAGACAAATGGGTCGCACCAGAACCATGAGCACTCCAGGAGTTAGGTCTGACCTTCTCTAAGAGAAAGGGTAAGGCTCTGATGCTGCCAAAACTCAAGCGCAAGCAGAACCTGAAGCACCCAAGTACCACAGAGCTCGGTGGGGTAAATCGCCTGCTTCAGGTTCAGAATTTGCAGGAATCTGCAGGATTTAAGCCTAAGCTTGGCACTGGGGAAGGTGAAAGGAAGGAACAGATGAGGCAGGCCCCTATCCTCCACCACCAGCGGACAACTTTctatgcaaaaagaaaacaaacgGGAACAAAAACATAATCCCAAAATAGAGAGTCCTCTATTCTTAAGGAGCACACAAGGCTTaccagcagggagaggagaggaggggaggacaGCACACCAAGTTCATTAGCTGAGGGGAGGCGCAGGCACGACAACTTTTTTCCTAGAGGAAAAAAGTTATCTTAAAGAGTAttattttttgtggttgttCTGTTTGAGAACTTGACCTAAGATGATGTCCCCCTTTGCAGCTAGGGGGCTGGAAGCAGCAGGGTCCCTCCAGGACAGCTAAAGAGCACctacctgctgctctgcccagaGGGAAACCTTCAGCAGCCCTGGAGAACAGGGTGCAGCCAGGGAGCTGCTCAGGAACATGCAGCCCTACAAGGCCCCAAAGCCCCACAAAGTGCTTTGATACACCTAGCCATGCTCCTGCAGTTTAGCACGAGCTCAAAGTGCTCAGCTGAACAAGAAAGGAAGTCAAGAACCAGGGCCTTGTGGTGGGAATTAACACTTCAGCTGCTTGTCCCCACGAtgccccttccctcctgccagATAATgttttctgagctgctgctgaagctggcATCACCCTGACTGCATCCAGCAGCTCTTCCGTCACCTTACTTCTTCCCTACGCTGCAGCACGTTGCTTTCTGTccatttccctgctctgctcagcctggGAGCGCAGGGGGCATCCCCACTCCTCCATACCCAGCGCAGCCTCTGCGAGCACACTCAGATGGGTGCCTGGAGGGAGAGGGCTCAAAGCACAGCACTAACCTGAGGCAGGGGAATTCTCACCCCAATGACTGTGCTTTCGCACAGTCCTGGAGACATTTTGTTTCCCACCACagagaagctggaagagaaaaaaagaactgccAGAGGCAGCCCACCACCATGGGGAGGGCAAACTGACAACACCTCCCTTCACTCCCAGGAGGAGAAAtttaaagggagaaagaagaactCAGGGCCCTGTGACATCCTTACAAGCAAGGCAGGTGCGACACAGGGCACCTCAGATGCACCACACAGAACACATGTGAAGCTGCTGGTGCCAACACTGCTGACCCTACACAGACAAGGGCACAAACCCCACCAGCCTGACACAGGGCAGCAACAGAAGGGGAGAGAAGTAGAAGACGGAAGGGCAAAGGTGAGGACGGAGATAGACTCCAACATCTCCTCCCATCTACACCCCCAAAAAGAAGCCATAGACATTGCACTCTGGGGAGGGACCTAGAAAATagaagtaagaaaagaaaataaagccactTTTTTGCTCAACCCCAAAGCATCAATGAAGTGAAGATACTTCCTGGAGTTACCTGGGGAAGGAAGCACAGACAGGGAGAGGGGAATTTCTGAAGCAATACTCGGCACTGCTCCGGTTCCATGCCAATGCCACAGGAGTCGGGCTGCCAGCACCCTCAGCAGGATGGTCCCCTTCAAACCCCCAGCCCTTTGCACCAGGGAGACGGAGGCACAGGGCAGTGACACAGCTGGCAGAAAGGCCACGGCAACCCAAGAAGGAACAGAACCCAGGAGGCACCGAATCCCTGGCCCCAAATTAACCCTCTACAGCACACCACCTTCAGAGCAGAGATTGGGGAGGCTGCGCACAGGGTGGTGGGTGAGACGGGGAGGGAAGAGGACAGGGtttcttttatatttctatatttatatataaaaagtaaataagatCCCAGCTCTTGCACGATTATGGGCAattgaaaaatgcagcaaaagcaAGCGACATTGGAGTAAAAAGATGCACCAGGCAAGGAGGAATAGGTCTTGGAAAGTGGGGAAGGAGGCGAGGGGGGAAATAAGCACTTAGCCAGACACGCACTCCAGGTTTGTTACACCTCCCTGGGAAGAAGGGCCTGCTCCTGAGCAGCCCCACTGATGCCACAACCTGTGGTGTGCATAAGCGTGGGGGTCTCGGGACACCATCCTTCAGCACGGCAACCTCTTTCTGCCAGGAGGTCCCTAGAAAAGCGATCATCTCCAAACACTGGGAGCTGCAAAAACCTCCTCTACAAagaggagctgggaaagggagTGAAATCCCTAGGAAGACTCAGCTCAGAGACAGCTCCCACCTGGTAAAAAGCAGGATTGTAAAgggttccttttttttcttgttgttttttctttatatcaTAAAATTACCCTGGGAACTTCAGTAAGGGGAGATGGAGAGAAATGctccctttctcttttgaaaacagaaatcaagcAGTGGCTCACCACgctatttctctgttttccatccCAAAAGGAGCTTGCACCTCATTAGCTTCACACCTCCCCAGTCCTGCTCTGCTCAACGAGGAGACAAAGAGAACATTAGACAGGAGGCTGCCGCTCCAAGCTGAAGGCTGTGGGAAGCACTGACAGAGCCCGAtgggcagagagaggaaaggaagttCCCAAGAGCAGCCCAGGCTGTGAGAGGCATCGAGACGTCCATCACCTGCCACTGCAAAGCCAAGGGCACCAGAGAAGTCCAGACAAGAAAAGCTGTCCTAGCATCCCTTGCCTGCTATGTTCTGTTCAGACACCAATGTCTGGTagcttccctcttccctgcagTCATTCCCATGCACAGGATGAACACCCAGCAGAGGTATCATGAATGGGGAAGCTTTGAATGAATGTTCAGGCAACTCTTCCCTGCCACTCTGCAGGAAGCCAGAGCAGAAGACAACAGCCCTTACTTGAACACAGTCCCGTCAAGGTgttcctctccccatcccaaagCCTCCAGCATTTGCTGGCCTCAAAAAGAGGGGACACCTCACTCGGAAGCACCTTCAGAGCACACAAGGCAGATCTCTCGTCTACCTCTGAAGATCTGGACACTCTGAGTTGGGATGCTGGACTACACATAGATGGGATTCGGTTCTCTGTCCTGATGTGGTGAATCCGATATGGAAAAATGCCACTCCCCACCCGATGCTGGAAGAAGCTAAGAGACCCTACGGAGGGGAAGCATATCTGCTTCCCAGGAGATAAGCCCATCATGGTTAATCTTGCTTGGATatgggggagggaaaaagagaagagagacagTGAGTTGGCAGGAAAGGTACATGACAACCCCAAATCTTAGCAGCTTGCTGTGCATGCAAAGTAAGTCAACTGTTTCCATGTTGGTGGCCCGATCCACGTTCTGGCAGAACGCAACCGGCCATTTCTGAGGGCCACTCGGCCAGAAAACCACTCGGAGACTCTACCTTAGCTCACAGGAGAGGtatgggagggaagggaacTCACTCCAACACTTGGGAGGCAAGGACGGGAAGGGTTTGTAGACAGGGTTCCTCCAACATGCAACTTGCCTTTTCAGCTCAGAGATCGCTGCTTAGTCCCAGAATGCCTTTCCCTCCAGTTCAAGCAAGCCAAACACCATCCCAGACACACATGCTTCGATACtacaaaatactcttttctCTAAGGACCATCTCTATTACCACTACAGTTTGTGCAATCACTGCATTTATTAATCATTTTTAAACTCTCTCTCGCTCTCTCCCtgtagaaattttttttaaacttttctttttttatgcaaAACTaatcatttcactttttccacTCCATCATAAAATCTCCTCTAAAAACACGACAACAAGAGAACAAACATGGCACAGACACAGAGAATATTTccctgttttttgttttcctaggGGTtatggggaagggaaggggataCTTTCAAATAAACTCCTCCCTCAATCCCATGCCCTTTTTAAAAGGCATGGATGGATcttctttcccatctctgttAAGGAGCAAGGGCAAAAATTCAGAAGGAGGAGTGCAACCCACGTGAATACGAAGGTAGGTTAGTCAGCCTCAAGTGGCTCATCCACCTGAGGGAACTCGAGGCTGCTGTGTGTTCAAGTTAGCAAGCTTCTAACTCAAACCAGCACGGGATCCTCATTTTGGATCCAGAGGTTCAGGGTTTGGTCCCCACCTGGTGACTCACCCAGGGAGATATTTGTCACACAAGCAGTTGAGCTGTGTCTGCAAGCCGGATCAtactcctttcttcctccacaAAGAGGATCTACTGCACAGGTTCCTCTGCTACAACAAGTCCCCTCATCTCCTCACCACAGGAAGAAGGTCCTCACGGAGTATCCCTACAATGACCCACTGTTTTGCTCTGCACAGACAGTCCCCTTGCTTGTCACTCTGGAGAAAGGCAAAACCCCTTCGATTAAACAATTCCTGTCCCCTGCCCCCAACGAACACCATACAAGAGACACTGGGGAAAAGAACTCTGCCAAGCAAACACATCTTGGCCAAAACACATCAAGAGTTTCCTATTAAAGTTCCCTTTTATCTCCCacttaaatgcttcttttttttttccagaacctCAATACCACGAAACAAAACACATCACCACATACACACCAAACAGCAACTCAACAACCTAAAGTGACTGGCCAGTTTGCATCCACCCCACAAAGAAGCTCCTCTTATCTCACAGCCGCAGAATAGTTCTTGttgagaaggggaagggggggaaagagagaagaatctCCTCGCTATTTCCCTAGCTTTATTTTCCTAGCTTTTCCTATGCCTACAAACTGCTCATCTTTGAGGCTGCAGTCAAATGGATAGGCTATGCTAAAATAAGGGATCCCCGGGTGTGCCAGGCACAggaaagatgcaaaaaaaaaaaaaaatcaaaacacgAAAAATACAGGCAGGTATTAATACAGACACGCACACAAGTCCAACAAGTTATAGGAAGCCTTAGCTTGATGAATGGATCAGGGAAGTCTTTCTCCCTGCCCCTAGCTTCAACTGTGAATGCAACTGCATCCCAAAAGAGTCTACTGAGCTCTTTaaccaaggaaagaaaaagaaagaggtgtGCAAAGGGTGGTGCTAACAGCACCTGGAATCCCCCTCGGACTGTCTGCGCAGACACCCAACCGCAAGTGATGTGAATTCACCCTGCCCCATGGCTTTGAATGCCACTGGCCACAAGGCAGGAGGAGCCTGTGGGGAGGGCAGCATTACACCAACCCAGGCGCTGGAGGCAAGGAAAAGACAACCTCTGGGCACAGAAGCCCCAAATTAAGGTCAGAAGCTGGTCTGTCCCTCTACCACCCCAACGCCGCCTCTTGGGCAAACACATATTACCTCTCTCCCACAGACTGCCTCCCTTCTATCCTCAGACCACTGCAACCACAAAATCACTACTCCACACAAGAGCACTGCTCAGAGCCAGCAGCTCACGAGCATCCTTGTGTGGAAGCACCAGAGGGGCTAATTCCACTCATGTTCACCCACCCAGGGCAGATCTGTAAGTAGgtgagccctggcacagggaagTTTTTCCACCCTTTTCACCTCTGCAGCATGTTATGTAGAAGTGACACCCCTCTGCCCCTTCCTGAATACCAGGGACAGGGCTCAGAGGGTGAGGCTCTCCCACCAATTGATCAGCACCTCTTTCCCTTGCCCCTACAGGCTGAGTCCTGTGCAAGTAGGGGCAGAAGGGAGAGCACAGGAATGGCATCTTGCCGTGAAGTTTAGGACCcacacagaaacagagcaaGTCAGAAACGGTAGGCAAAAGAGAGCTTATTCTGGATGTGAACAAAGGTGGTCAGGGGAAGAGTAAGCTTATGGTCTTGCTCTCTCCTACTTGCTGGGGCGAAGAGAAGGAATTTCTAGATCAGTTCACAGCTCTGGGGGAAGAGATCCAGCGCACATGCATACAATGTGAGTTATTTCTTATTAGCACCTTTGGTTGACAGTTGTAAGGGCTGTTTCAGATGCTtgaaaagagagaggggaaCCCTCTTCCAGGCCATCCACcacagggaaggaagagcagatgaaaggaagaaggaagagtaAACAACCTGCCTTAGCAtccatccctccttccttccaaaGGAGCTGGGGGGAAGCTTACGTGTAAGGAGGAAGACCAGTCTCTCCCAGCTGGGGTAGCATCACACTGTTGGTGTATCTTCCCCCAAACTGAAGGATGGGTGCACGGCCCACCCCCACTTCCACCACGGAAAGGCTGGGGAAGGACATTTCATGCCCTCTCCCCCAAGCAAGTGCAAGTGATGAACACCAGGAGGAAGATCTGAGCCAGAATCAGactccccttttcttcccttccccctgcaGAGCTAAGCAAGTTGGAAGATGAAGAGGAGGGACCAGGGCATCCGGAAGTGCCCATACAACTGCCAAGGTAGCACCAATAGTCACAGGAAAGGGGAAGCCAATATGGGGTGTATGCTGCATGGGGCACCCCCACCACCCCAGCCTTGTCTCAAGCACCTTCCAGGCATGGCGCTTCACCTGCCCCTCTTCCTCTCGCTCTGGGGGCATCTGGATCAGGAACTGCCATGAGGACAGCAGACGAGAGGGCAGATGCAGACCGCAGACCAAGAGGGGGAAGGATGACAGGATCAGCGTCATGGCAAGGGGACACATAGGAATGGAAGAGACTGCATGCACATTATGGGAAAAGGCTTGGGAGGCATGGGCAAAGGTTCTAATCCTCTTATATCCTCCCCTCAAGGGTCTGGAGCTCCTCTTCAGTTTTCGTCAGTgatggaaggggaaggaggaggtaGAGCAccttccccaccacccccacaggCACACAAACACACGCTCACCCATCCCTCATCCCCAAAGGCTCCACTGCCCGTTGGACAACACCACATTCAATGACAAACAACCACTCCCCAGCCCCACGACGAccctccctgcttcctcccagcagcagcgACACCCAGGAACAGTGGGTGCCCCCAACTCCTCGCCACTGACACGCTCCAGCCTCCAGGCAAGAGGGAGTGggcagggggaaaggaggaggaagggtggCAGTGAGGGCAGAGGGACAGCcaaggggagaaggagagaacTAAGGACAGCCATTCGCACCACGACTTCTCGCAGTAGAGCTCCCCCCACACGGCTGGAGTGGGGGGACCCGGCTGCTCACTTGCTGCCTCCTCCACCGCCACCCGCCGCCACCTTCTCAAAATCCTCCGCGTTGCAGAACTCCTTGATGGTGACAGTGAGGAGGTTGCTGGTGACATCCGTGACCACCACATTAGAGCAAGGGGACATCTCGGGACGCCAGTCGCTGGCTTCCTGCTCCGGGTCAGAAGAAGAGAGGGATAAGGAGGGTGTCTGCCCCCCACTGCAGGCTCCTGGGGGAGAATGCTTGCTGGTGGCAGCTGACTCAGGTGGGATCGAGAGGTCAAGGACCTCTGACTCGCGCCAGTCGGGAATGGCTGGGCTGAGGGTCTCGGGAAGCAGCTTCGGAGGGGAATCATCTGGGTCAGAGGAGGAGTGGGGGGCTGGCGACGGGCAGCcggaggagctggagctgggggcaTCATAGGGGGTGGAGCCCATAATGAGCCCACAGGAGGCCGCCTGGGAGCTTTCAGCCTCCCCTTTGCCCTCCAGAGAGGGGGCAGGCGCAGTGGACGGCTTATTGTAGAGTGAAAAGGAGCCGAACTTCATGTGGCGGATCTGGGTGCGGAGAACGCTCTCGCTGAACTTTTTGCTCTTGCCAATGACGCGGTTTCGGGAGGGGATCTTGGGCCGAGCCAGGCCCCCGGCACCGTTGGCTGGTTTCCCACCTTTGTCAATGACTTTGAGGTTGAGGATGATGCGGCTGCGCTTGGGCTCGCGGGGTTTCACCTTGCGGTTGATGATGCGGACGGTCTCCGAGAAGGGCGAGACGGGAGGACGGATGCCGGCCCCCCCGGCCATGCTCCCGCCGTTCTGGGGGTCTGGACGGGGCAGGGGACGCCGGGACATGCGGTGGCATCGCCGGATGTCTTTCTTGAGCCGGTGCACTGCGGCGCTGGAGTGGAGCTTGGGAGAGGAGGTGCTAGAACCAGGCTTGACAGAAAAGTGTACATCCCCAATGTGGAGGGCCTCCGCTTGGGCCCGAGCCTGCGGTGGTGGGgagagacaaaacaaaacagggtCAGAGAGGCAGCCTTAGGAGCAGCCAAGTCTCAAATCAGATATTTCTCACCTCAGCAATGCCGTGCCGCATTTATACCCACATTAATGACAAGATCACATACATCTGTCTGGACTATTGATGGCTATGGCGCAGCCCCCATACAAGCGGGAGGCACTGTAAACCCTTTTCAAGTAGCTCGTTTCTCCCTAGGCTGTGTCCCTGTTGACACGTGTTTTCCACAGGAGGAAAATGCCACccttcagctgtgtttcagGGTTATAGTTAATGGTTTCCAAGGTCCTCCTCAGCCACCATCAGCCAACGTGCACAACCCTTCACTGTCAGCCATCCAAAATTACATACTAGTCCCAAGACAGGGGACCGTATCAGGTCCTCTATGAAATGAgcacaggacaagggggaaaggaagagtaATGCATCCAGTTTGCTCTTCCCCTTCCACAACCAGACTCATCTACTCTGCAAAGCATGGCAGACAGGGGCCTTGAGAAGCACAGATGGAGGCAGGTGAGGGTGGTCTGACAGAGCTGTCTTAGctaaacacaagaaaagcagagacCTGAAGCTTAATTTTAACTAGAGATCATATGTAAGTGTTTATCCTCACCCTCCTGTGGGAGCAAGGTACAGACAGTGTTTAAAGCC
The window above is part of the Strigops habroptila isolate Jane chromosome 3, bStrHab1.2.pri, whole genome shotgun sequence genome. Proteins encoded here:
- the CBX6 gene encoding chromobox protein homolog 6 isoform X1, with translation MELSAVGERVFAAESIIKRRIRKGRIEYLVKWKGWAIKYSTWEPEENILDSRLIAAFEQKERERELYGPKKRGPKPKTFLLKARAQAEALHIGDVHFSVKPGSSTSSPKLHSSAAVHRLKKDIRRCHRMSRRPLPRPDPQNGGSMAGGAGIRPPVSPFSETVRIINRKVKPREPKRSRIILNLKVIDKGGKPANGAGGLARPKIPSRNRVIGKSKKFSESVLRTQIRHMKFGSFSLYNKPSTAPAPSLEGKGEAESSQAASCGLIMGSTPYDAPSSSSSGCPSPAPHSSSDPDDSPPKLLPETLSPAIPDWRESEVLDLSIPPESAATSKHSPPGACSGGQTPSLSLSSSDPEQEASDWRPEMSPCSNVVVTDVTSNLLTVTIKEFCNAEDFEKVAAGGGGGGSK
- the CBX6 gene encoding chromobox protein homolog 6 isoform X2, which codes for MELSAVGERVFAAESIIKRRIRKGRIEYLVKWKGWAIKYSTWEPEENILDSRLIAAFEQKERERELYGPKKRGPKPKTFLLKPGSSTSSPKLHSSAAVHRLKKDIRRCHRMSRRPLPRPDPQNGGSMAGGAGIRPPVSPFSETVRIINRKVKPREPKRSRIILNLKVIDKGGKPANGAGGLARPKIPSRNRVIGKSKKFSESVLRTQIRHMKFGSFSLYNKPSTAPAPSLEGKGEAESSQAASCGLIMGSTPYDAPSSSSSGCPSPAPHSSSDPDDSPPKLLPETLSPAIPDWRESEVLDLSIPPESAATSKHSPPGACSGGQTPSLSLSSSDPEQEASDWRPEMSPCSNVVVTDVTSNLLTVTIKEFCNAEDFEKVAAGGGGGGSK
- the CBX6 gene encoding chromobox protein homolog 6 isoform X3 is translated as MGKEWKGRLKLLIQAVLARAQAEALHIGDVHFSVKPGSSTSSPKLHSSAAVHRLKKDIRRCHRMSRRPLPRPDPQNGGSMAGGAGIRPPVSPFSETVRIINRKVKPREPKRSRIILNLKVIDKGGKPANGAGGLARPKIPSRNRVIGKSKKFSESVLRTQIRHMKFGSFSLYNKPSTAPAPSLEGKGEAESSQAASCGLIMGSTPYDAPSSSSSGCPSPAPHSSSDPDDSPPKLLPETLSPAIPDWRESEVLDLSIPPESAATSKHSPPGACSGGQTPSLSLSSSDPEQEASDWRPEMSPCSNVVVTDVTSNLLTVTIKEFCNAEDFEKVAAGGGGGGSK